The Oceanidesulfovibrio indonesiensis DNA segment CAACTGGTGCAGCACGGAGCGTTTGCTGCGCACCACGTCAAGAAATACGTCACGTGTGTTGCTTGGCACGCCCAGGGATTTGGCCATGCTGCGGAACACTGATCTCGGGTGGGTCAGGCTGTCAAGCGCCATGAGCCCGCGCGCCTTGAGCACACGCGCCACCGCGGCCGTGCCATTGCCGTCCTGCGTAAAACGCGAGCCCATATGGTTGTTCAGGCCTACCGCGCCGGGAACGAGGTCCAGATTTGCGGACACCGTTGCCTCGATTTCTTCAGGCGTCATGCGAACATAGACCGCGCCTGGGCCGGGCTGCATCTTGGGATACGCCACGGGCTCCATGGGCTGATGCACGATGATTTCCATGCCGGCTTCCCGGGCGATGGAGGCGACTTCCCGCACGTGGCTCGCACGCGGCCATATGGCAAATGTTATGGGGATGCCCAGATCGACCAGATCCCGCGCAAAGGATGGGCTTTCCCCAAGATCATCGATGACCACCACGATTTTGGGGCCTTTGACAGCGAGAAAATGGTCCGGACCGGGCACGATGTCTTCTCGCCGGAAGAAATCGAGCTCATGGGTCGGCCGCTGCAACACCGCGATACGCCATGTGGTGGCATTGACCTGCTCAAGAACGGCTTCGTCGGCCCAGAACTCCAGAAGCGGCTTCAGATTCTCGACAAAACCCTCGGGCCCTTCGTCAAGAATCAGGTCGAGGCGCTGGAAATGATGCTCCACACCGCCCCGGGAGCGCGTCTCCACATGGTCCAGGCGCATGCGATCGGATTCATAGCCGAGTTGGAGCATGTTCTGGATAAGCGCATAATCCACACGCTTGATGGACTCCTCCAGCGGTCCGCCCAAGGCCTCCTCATACGGCAGCGCGTCGCCGGCCGGGGGGGCGGTCGCCTTTTCCACTTCCCCGGACGGACGTTTGGCCACATCGCGTCGAACGGTAGCGTTTTCGGCAGGGGGGGTATCAGGACGCCGGCCGCTGCCGCCGGCCTCTTCCACAGGTCTGAACAACAAAAATGCGACCACGAGTATGACGAGACACGGCAGCCAGATGAAAAACGCGCGTTTGAAAAGGCGGGAGCCTGCAGCAGCGTCGCGACAGGATTCGGGATCCTGTTCCGTTTGGACCGCAGCTCTGCCGGCAATCGGACTCTCATCCTCCGGTCGGTTTTCTGCTGGTTCCTGCGGCATGGCGTCGGGGATCTATCCGCGTGGAGTGCGGAAGAAAACGACTCCGGGAACCGTTGTGATCCCCGGAGTCGTCGGATGGATTATCAATAGAAGGCCTTCATTGCCGGGAGGTTCTTAACGAACTTGAGCGCGATGCGCAGCTGGTTGTCGTTCTCCATGAGCGTCTGGACTTCCTTGGTGTATTTGCCTTCTTCCTGCTTGGTATTGCCGTTCTGGAGGTGGCGGGAGAGATAGCTCTCGCGCATGGTGAAGGCGTCCCACTCGTTTTCGGTGCTCATTGGGATAAGCAGATCGGGCTTGATGCCCTCGGCCTGGATGGAGCGGCCGTTCGGCGTGTAGTACAAGGCTGTTGTCAGCTTCATGCCGCCGCCGTCCGAGAGGGGGATGATGGTCTGGACCGAGCCTTTGCCGAATGTGGGCTCTCCTATGACCAGGGCGCGGTTGTGATCCTGCAAGGCGCCTGCCACGATTTCGGAGGCCGAAGCGGAACCGGCGTTGATGAGCACCACGAGGTTGGTGTCCAGGTCCGTGGACTGGGCGCGGGCCACGAAGTCCTTGCGGGAGGATTCGCTGCGGCCTTGAATATACACGATCTTGCCTTCAGCGAGGAACGCGTCTGAGACGTCCACAGCCTGATCGAGCAGACCGCCGGGGTTGTCGCGCAAATCGAGCACGATGCCATCCAGCGGCCCCTTCTTCCTGGCGTCGGCAATGGCGTCCTGCATTTCCTCCGTGGTGTGCTCGTTGAATTTGGTGAGCCGGAGGTACAGGTAGCCGGGCTCCAGGATATGCGACTTCACGCTGTCGATGGCGATGGTGTCGCGCACTATGACCACACGCTCGGGGGTCTTGGTGTTACGGTGCAGAATGGTCAGCACGACCTCGCTGCCCTTGGGCCCGCGGATCATCTTCACCGCGTCCATGAGAGACATGTCCTGGGTGGAAACTTCATCGATTTCCAGAATGACGTCGCCGCTCTTCAGGCCGGCGCGGTGGGCCGGAGAATCCTCGATAGGCGAGACCACCACGAGGCGGCCGTTTTTCATGCTGATTTCAATGCCGATTCCGGAGAACTCGCCGGTGGTCTGCACCTGCATCTCCGAGAACGCCTCTTTATCCATATAGGCGGAATGAGGGTCGAGCTCCTGGAGCATTCCCTTCACCGCGCCGTCCACCAGCTCTTTACGATTCACGTCGCGGACATAGTAGGTTTCCACCATGTCCATGACCTGGCTGAACCGCTTGAGCGGATCGTATCGGTTGCCGTCCTGGGCGGCTGCGGGACCCGCCAGACACAGGACGAGAAGCAAAGAAACGAAGAATAATTGCCGTCGCATGGGAGAAGCCTCCGAATTATCCGAAGCTTGGATGCCAAGCATATGAATGTGCCGTCGAGCCGCCAGACGCGACCCTGGCACGATAATGGTCATCAATTCAAGGATGCAAGCCAAGCTTTTGGATTAATAGCTTTTTGGTGAAAACGCAATTCAAAATAAAGACCGGGTCCTTTCAGTTCAGGGAAATATCCAGCTCTGCCGATAACTTGACCCGAATCAACCTCCTCGCCGACTTCCACACTGGTCTCGGCGAGGTACGCATACAGACTGAAATATTCTTCGCCGTGCACAAGAATGACAACCTTGCCGTATCCGCGCAAGGTATCACTGTGCACAACTTTACCCCAGGCCACTGCGTGCACCTGTTCTCGTTCGAAAACGGAAAGCCCCAGACCGCGATGCGGCGGATCCGCATTTTCCTTGAAGCTCAGACGAAGATTGCCACGCTCCACGGGCCAGGGCAGCTTCCCCTTGAGTCCGCCGATGGCCTTCCGGCCTGACAGTGACGGCATGGGCTTGGGTTCGAACTCTGCCCGCGCTTCCTCGAGCGCGGTCCGCAGACGCTCCTGTTCGGCACGACGCGCCGCCTCGGCCTGCTTCCGTTCTTCTTCCGCCTGGCGTTCGGCTTCGGCCTTGAGCCGCTCTTCTTCCGCCTGACGGGCAGCCTCGGCCTGGCGTTTCTCTTCTTCCTCCTTGCGGCGCGCCTCATCGGCCTTGCGCTCGGCCTCACGCTTCAGCTTATACTCCATATCCTGGATGGCGGCGAGGATCTGTTCGAGTTCCTCTTCGGCGGAGAGCTTTTCCTTACGCACTTCGGCGATTCGCCGTTGAAACTCGATCCGTGCGCCCAGGAGCCGATCCTTGTCCTGGTTGATGGATGCCAGCTCGGCGCGAGCCTTTTCAGCCGCCTGCTTCTGCTCTTCCAGGGTGTTCCGGAGCGCTGCGTTCTGCTGCCCGATCTCCTGCATCTTGGAGCCGGCGCGCTCGTACAACGCAGCAAGCCAGGTGAACTCGCGATCGGCCTGATCCCACGTCTCCATGGCGCGTCCGCGCTGGGTGGTGTTGAGTACATGGATGGGCCACAACTTGCGCAGCAGTTCGGTCAGCTCCTTGGAGGTCTCTTCCCGCTGCGCCTGGAGCGCCTCGCGTTTGTGGTCGATGTCCGCCTCGACCTGCTCCAGGCCGGCGAGCGCTTTTTCCTTCTCGGCTATGGCCTGCTCCAGGACCTTCATCTCGTCTTCCACAGTGGCGAGGTCCTTGTGCAGGGCCCGCTCCTGTTCCGTAAGCTCCGCCACCGCGGCCTTGGTGGCCTTGGCCTCCTCCTTCAGCTCTTCCTGGGCCAGGGAGAACGACGCGATGAACGCCGCCGCGAGCAGCCCGGTGACAACGAAAAGGAAGGGTTTCAGAAAATTGCGCATGAAAACCATGACCGCTTACGGGAGAAACGGCTCCAACGGACAGCCTTCGTTGCAGCGGGGGGCCTTCTTCCTGCACCAGCCGTTGCCCACATGCACGAGCTGCGCATGAAATTCGTTGTACACGGCCGTCCTTGGCTCCAGCCGGTCCATGAAGTATTCCCGCAGCTCATCGTAGGACACATCTTCCGGCACGAGGCCGTGGCGGTTGGCGATCCGCGCAGTATAGGCGTCCACCACGAAAGTGGGCAGGTCGAGCGCATAGCAGAGAATGGAATCCGCCGTCTCCGGCCCCACGCCCCGCACGCCGAGCAGTCTGGTTCGCGCGTCCTCCAGTTCCATGTCGGCAAGGGCCGCCAGATCCATGCCGCACTCCTCGGCAATGAAGCGCACCAGGTTCTTGAGCCGGCCAGCCTTGAGCCGATAGTAGCCCGCGGGTCGGATCAATTCGGCGAGGCGCGCCTCCTCCATTTCGTGGAGGGTCGCCGCATCCAGAACGTCGGCGTCCCTGAGGTTGTCGATGGCGCGCTTCACATTGGCCCAGTTGGT contains these protein-coding regions:
- a CDS encoding S41 family peptidase; the encoded protein is MRRQLFFVSLLLVLCLAGPAAAQDGNRYDPLKRFSQVMDMVETYYVRDVNRKELVDGAVKGMLQELDPHSAYMDKEAFSEMQVQTTGEFSGIGIEISMKNGRLVVVSPIEDSPAHRAGLKSGDVILEIDEVSTQDMSLMDAVKMIRGPKGSEVVLTILHRNTKTPERVVIVRDTIAIDSVKSHILEPGYLYLRLTKFNEHTTEEMQDAIADARKKGPLDGIVLDLRDNPGGLLDQAVDVSDAFLAEGKIVYIQGRSESSRKDFVARAQSTDLDTNLVVLINAGSASASEIVAGALQDHNRALVIGEPTFGKGSVQTIIPLSDGGGMKLTTALYYTPNGRSIQAEGIKPDLLIPMSTENEWDAFTMRESYLSRHLQNGNTKQEEGKYTKEVQTLMENDNQLRIALKFVKNLPAMKAFY
- a CDS encoding endonuclease III domain-containing protein; this translates as MAQALGPMRWWPADTPFEVAVGAVLTQNTNWANVKRAIDNLRDADVLDAATLHEMEEARLAELIRPAGYYRLKAGRLKNLVRFIAEECGMDLAALADMELEDARTRLLGVRGVGPETADSILCYALDLPTFVVDAYTARIANRHGLVPEDVSYDELREYFMDRLEPRTAVYNEFHAQLVHVGNGWCRKKAPRCNEGCPLEPFLP
- a CDS encoding murein hydrolase activator EnvC family protein; translation: MRNFLKPFLFVVTGLLAAAFIASFSLAQEELKEEAKATKAAVAELTEQERALHKDLATVEDEMKVLEQAIAEKEKALAGLEQVEADIDHKREALQAQREETSKELTELLRKLWPIHVLNTTQRGRAMETWDQADREFTWLAALYERAGSKMQEIGQQNAALRNTLEEQKQAAEKARAELASINQDKDRLLGARIEFQRRIAEVRKEKLSAEEELEQILAAIQDMEYKLKREAERKADEARRKEEEEKRQAEAARQAEEERLKAEAERQAEEERKQAEAARRAEQERLRTALEEARAEFEPKPMPSLSGRKAIGGLKGKLPWPVERGNLRLSFKENADPPHRGLGLSVFEREQVHAVAWGKVVHSDTLRGYGKVVILVHGEEYFSLYAYLAETSVEVGEEVDSGQVIGRAGYFPELKGPGLYFELRFHQKAINPKAWLASLN
- a CDS encoding divergent polysaccharide deacetylase family protein is translated as MPQEPAENRPEDESPIAGRAAVQTEQDPESCRDAAAGSRLFKRAFFIWLPCLVILVVAFLLFRPVEEAGGSGRRPDTPPAENATVRRDVAKRPSGEVEKATAPPAGDALPYEEALGGPLEESIKRVDYALIQNMLQLGYESDRMRLDHVETRSRGGVEHHFQRLDLILDEGPEGFVENLKPLLEFWADEAVLEQVNATTWRIAVLQRPTHELDFFRREDIVPGPDHFLAVKGPKIVVVIDDLGESPSFARDLVDLGIPITFAIWPRASHVREVASIAREAGMEIIVHQPMEPVAYPKMQPGPGAVYVRMTPEEIEATVSANLDLVPGAVGLNNHMGSRFTQDGNGTAAVARVLKARGLMALDSLTHPRSVFRSMAKSLGVPSNTRDVFLDVVRSKRSVLHQLIKAERIAQKKGQAVAIGHPFPETLAGLREWVQTRDGSVTPVNLATLVASGTSSHARVEKSPETR